A single genomic interval of Euzebyales bacterium harbors:
- a CDS encoding AarF/ABC1/UbiB kinase family protein — protein MGGHDNDGPIARADLHPVRLQRGGSVTGVGGVHRVGRTLRLLALPLGTAALAVEGLARRGAGADPDRVRLDLRRRNAARTRRVLGDLKGGALKAGQLLATLDALFPVDPDETWRRTLADVPERNSVVPFRQLEPVLQAELGLEWRRRFATFDEVAPLAASIGQVHRATLADGRPVAVKIQYPDIAAALRADMRAVSVMTRAAAAVAPGLALPPLVAEMRTRLAEELDYLAEARAQRAFADAYRDDPEVVVPDVLIATPRVLVTTWLDARPFVEIAATGTPGQRYRAAQLYMRFLLSGPEIAGRLHTDPHPGNFRLTDDGRLGVLDFGSTLAMPDGMPATFGRLLTVLRRGDVDEIVDGLRDEGFVRPDADVDAVKLRDYLAPFTVPAGHETFAFSREWLRGQFSRINDPRNPEFEVALQLTMPAEHLFTHRVWLGCVGVLCQLEATVEVRPVIERWLPGFDAAAG, from the coding sequence GCGGCCATGACAACGACGGGCCGATCGCGCGTGCGGACCTCCACCCTGTCCGCCTGCAACGTGGTGGGTCCGTGACGGGCGTCGGCGGTGTGCACCGTGTGGGGCGCACCCTGCGGCTGCTCGCGCTGCCGCTGGGCACCGCCGCACTCGCCGTCGAGGGCCTGGCGCGGCGGGGCGCCGGGGCCGATCCCGACCGGGTCCGACTGGACCTGCGTCGCCGCAACGCGGCGCGCACCCGACGGGTGCTGGGCGACCTGAAGGGTGGTGCGCTCAAGGCTGGCCAGCTGTTGGCGACGCTTGACGCGCTGTTCCCCGTCGATCCCGACGAGACCTGGCGCCGGACGCTCGCGGACGTCCCGGAGCGCAACTCCGTGGTCCCGTTCCGACAGCTCGAGCCGGTGCTGCAGGCCGAGCTCGGACTCGAGTGGCGTCGGCGGTTCGCCACGTTCGATGAGGTCGCGCCACTGGCGGCATCGATCGGTCAGGTGCATCGCGCGACCCTGGCCGATGGCCGCCCGGTGGCGGTGAAGATCCAGTACCCCGACATCGCCGCGGCACTGCGCGCAGACATGCGTGCCGTGTCGGTGATGACCCGTGCGGCCGCCGCCGTAGCCCCTGGCCTGGCGCTGCCCCCGCTGGTCGCCGAGATGCGCACGAGGCTCGCCGAGGAGCTCGACTACCTGGCCGAGGCCCGTGCGCAGCGCGCTTTCGCCGATGCCTACCGCGACGACCCTGAGGTCGTCGTCCCCGACGTCCTGATCGCGACGCCGCGCGTGCTCGTCACCACCTGGCTCGACGCCCGTCCGTTCGTCGAGATCGCGGCGACCGGCACGCCCGGCCAGCGCTACCGCGCGGCGCAGTTGTACATGCGGTTCCTGTTGTCGGGACCCGAGATCGCCGGCCGGCTGCACACCGATCCCCATCCGGGCAACTTCCGTCTGACCGACGACGGACGGCTGGGCGTGCTCGACTTCGGCTCGACTCTGGCGATGCCCGACGGGATGCCCGCGACGTTCGGGCGCCTGCTGACCGTGCTGCGCCGCGGCGACGTCGACGAGATCGTCGACGGCCTGCGCGACGAAGGGTTCGTGCGTCCCGACGCCGACGTCGACGCCGTCAAGCTGCGCGACTACCTCGCGCCGTTCACGGTGCCGGCCGGGCACGAGACGTTCGCGTTCAGCCGGGAGTGGCTGCGCGGGCAGTTCTCGCGGATCAACGACCCGCGCAACCCGGAGTTCGAGGTGGCGTTGCAGCTCACGATGCCGGCCGAACATCTGTTCACCCATCGGGTGTGGCTGGGCTGCGTGGGCGTGCTGTGCCAGCTGGAGGCCACGGTCGAGGTCCGCCCC